A single Thermaerobacter sp. FW80 DNA region contains:
- a CDS encoding YitT family protein: MAAGGALRRLLEGAGPAPAGRFVQTAHLAAGAILFSLGINGFLVPARLGEGGLSGISLLVHYATGLPVSLVYLLLNVPLFAFGWWGIGRAFILRTGLATLLVTLALRLTEGVAFRVGEPLLASLYGGAFIGTGIGLLFRAGASSGGIDIVARFLKERYGIGIAETFLVVDSLVLAAIGLTLGADTALYSILVTFLGGRLADIVQEGPLRAKSAWIITTRPRDVAQAVTTRLGRGATLLRATGAWTGEERAVVMVVLNRRELARLKQLIRDIDPHAFVAVTDAAEVLGEGFPAAWS, translated from the coding sequence GTGGCCGCAGGCGGTGCACTCCGTCGGCTGCTGGAGGGCGCGGGACCGGCCCCGGCGGGCCGGTTCGTCCAGACGGCGCACCTGGCCGCAGGGGCAATCCTGTTCAGCCTGGGCATCAACGGCTTCCTGGTGCCCGCCCGCCTGGGCGAGGGCGGTCTCAGCGGCATCTCGCTGCTGGTCCACTATGCCACGGGCCTGCCGGTCTCCCTGGTCTACCTGCTGCTCAACGTGCCGCTCTTCGCCTTCGGGTGGTGGGGCATCGGGCGGGCGTTCATCCTCCGCACCGGGCTGGCGACGCTGCTGGTGACCCTGGCCCTGCGCCTCACGGAGGGCGTGGCCTTCCGGGTGGGCGAGCCGCTGCTGGCCAGCCTGTACGGGGGTGCCTTCATCGGCACCGGCATCGGGCTCCTGTTCCGGGCCGGGGCATCCAGCGGCGGCATCGACATCGTCGCCCGCTTCCTCAAGGAGCGGTACGGCATCGGCATCGCCGAGACGTTCCTGGTCGTCGACAGCCTGGTGCTGGCCGCCATCGGGCTGACCTTGGGTGCAGATACCGCCCTCTACTCCATCCTGGTCACCTTCCTGGGCGGTCGGCTGGCCGACATCGTCCAGGAGGGGCCGTTGCGGGCCAAGAGCGCCTGGATCATCACCACCCGCCCGCGGGACGTGGCACAGGCGGTGACGACCCGCCTGGGACGCGGCGCCACCCTGCTCCGCGCCACGGGCGCCTGGACGGGGGAGGAGCGCGCGGTGGTCATGGTGGTGCTGAACCGCAGGGAGCTGGCCCGGCTCAAGCAGCTGATCCGGGACATCGACCCCCACGCCTTCGTGGCGGTGACCGACGCGGCCGAGGTCCTCGGGGAGGGCTTCCCGGCGGCGTGGTCGTGA
- the pyrE gene encoding orotate phosphoribosyltransferase, which yields MAGGDGARDATTERAAPVAGGTPSAAAPDGAAPAGAIAGLLEQTGAHRIGHFRLTTGLHSDEFFLLARAFQYPAVLEHLGAALAARLRAVLPPEVASGHPRRAAGPGTAHGAVVGPAMGGVLLAHAVARALGARSLFAEKEADGSMRLKRGFRLAPGEPVVVVEDVVTTGGSVRKTMAAVAAAGGRVVAVGAVVDRSGGRVAFGVPMVALLTRSAAVFRPEECPLCARGVPLVAPKEI from the coding sequence ATGGCTGGTGGAGACGGTGCGAGGGACGCGACGACGGAGCGGGCGGCGCCGGTCGCGGGCGGGACGCCATCGGCGGCGGCGCCCGACGGGGCCGCCCCGGCCGGCGCCATCGCGGGTTTGCTCGAGCAAACCGGCGCCCATCGGATCGGCCACTTCCGGCTGACCACAGGCCTCCACAGCGACGAGTTCTTCCTGCTGGCGCGCGCCTTTCAGTACCCCGCGGTGCTCGAGCACCTGGGTGCGGCCCTGGCCGCGCGGCTGCGGGCCGTCCTGCCGCCGGAGGTCGCCTCCGGCCACCCGCGCCGCGCCGCCGGGCCCGGCACCGCCCACGGAGCCGTGGTGGGTCCCGCCATGGGGGGCGTGCTCCTGGCCCACGCGGTGGCCCGCGCGCTCGGCGCCCGTTCGCTCTTCGCCGAGAAGGAGGCCGACGGCTCCATGCGCCTCAAGCGCGGGTTCCGGTTGGCGCCCGGCGAGCCGGTGGTCGTGGTGGAAGACGTGGTCACCACCGGCGGATCGGTCCGCAAGACCATGGCGGCCGTCGCCGCCGCGGGCGGCCGGGTGGTAGCGGTGGGGGCCGTGGTCGACCGCAGCGGAGGCCGGGTGGCCTTCGGCGTACCCATGGTGGCCCTGCTGACCCGTTCGGCCGCCGTCTTTCGCCCGGAGGAATGCCCCCTCTGCGCCCGCGGCGTACCCCTGGTCGCGCCCAAGGAGATCTGA
- the ychF gene encoding redox-regulated ATPase YchF, with product MDIGLIGLPQVGKSLLFRLLAGEGRGGPGQTTVGMAPIPDPRLDRLAALYKPRKVTPAALRVTDVPGAVPGDDRARWNRFLEAVRGADVLVHVIRAFADETLPHVLGDVDPLRDARLIRDELILTDLAVVESARNRLEALPPRKRRPDDEALLERLPLLQAALEQERPLRELEWSDEDLRRVRGFGLLTLKPMVLAVNVDEAQLQAGTFPGESALREAAAGWGEPVITFCGPVEAEIAELEPAEREPFMAEYGIAEPGVARLARAAYEASGLISFFTAGEEEVRAWPIRRGTTAKEAAGKIHSDMERGFIRAEVVAYDDLIRLGSMAAVREAGLLRLEGRDYVVQDGDVILFRFNV from the coding sequence GTGGACATCGGCTTGATCGGCCTTCCCCAGGTGGGGAAGTCCTTGTTGTTCCGGCTGCTGGCCGGTGAAGGGCGGGGCGGCCCCGGCCAGACCACCGTCGGCATGGCGCCCATCCCCGATCCCCGCCTCGATCGCCTGGCTGCGCTCTACAAGCCCCGCAAGGTGACGCCGGCCGCCCTGCGCGTCACCGACGTCCCCGGTGCCGTCCCCGGCGACGATCGGGCGCGCTGGAACCGCTTCCTCGAGGCGGTGCGCGGCGCCGACGTGCTGGTCCACGTCATTCGCGCCTTCGCGGACGAGACCCTTCCCCACGTGTTGGGCGACGTGGATCCGCTGCGCGACGCGCGCCTGATCCGCGACGAGCTGATCCTGACGGACCTGGCCGTGGTGGAGAGCGCCCGGAACCGCCTGGAGGCCCTGCCGCCCCGCAAGCGCCGCCCGGATGACGAGGCCCTGCTGGAGCGCCTGCCGCTCCTGCAGGCGGCCTTGGAGCAGGAGCGGCCGCTGCGGGAGCTGGAGTGGAGCGACGAGGACCTGCGCCGCGTCAGGGGCTTCGGCCTGCTCACCCTGAAGCCCATGGTGCTGGCCGTCAACGTGGACGAGGCACAGCTCCAGGCGGGCACGTTCCCCGGGGAGAGCGCCCTACGGGAGGCAGCCGCCGGGTGGGGTGAGCCGGTGATCACCTTCTGCGGGCCGGTGGAGGCGGAGATCGCGGAACTCGAGCCCGCGGAGCGGGAGCCGTTCATGGCGGAGTACGGCATCGCCGAGCCGGGGGTGGCGCGGCTCGCCCGGGCGGCCTACGAGGCCAGCGGGCTGATCAGCTTCTTCACCGCCGGGGAGGAGGAGGTCCGCGCCTGGCCGATCCGTCGCGGCACCACGGCCAAGGAGGCGGCGGGGAAGATCCACTCCGACATGGAGCGCGGCTTCATCCGCGCCGAGGTGGTGGCCTACGACGACCTGATCCGGCTGGGGTCCATGGCCGCGGTCCGCGAGGCGGGGCTGCTGCGCCTCGAGGGCCGGGACTACGTGGTGCAGGATGGCGACGTGATCCTGTTCCGCTTCAACGTCTGA
- the sufB gene encoding Fe-S cluster assembly protein SufB, giving the protein MAKELVELGREYKYGFRDPEEYVFKSPKGLTREIVESISHYKDEPDWMREIRLKAFEVFQKKPMPTWGPDLSGLRFEDIHYYIKPTERQGRSWDEVPEYIKRTFDRLGIPEAERKFLAGVSAQYESEVVYHSIREDLERQGVIFCDTDTAVKEYPDLVREYFGTVVPAEDNKFAALNTAVWSGGSFIYVPPGVRVEIPLQAYFRINAQNVGQFERTLIIVDEGAFVHYVEGCTAPIYSTDSLHSAVVEIIVKKGGRCRYTTIQNWSHNVYNLVTKRAVAYEEATMEWVDGNIGSKVTMKYPSVYLLGRGAKADILSIAFAGRGQHQDAGSKVIHVAPDTSSTVVSKGICKDGGIQTYRGLVQVHEGAERAKVNVQCDALILDPYSKTDTFPYIEINEDSVTIQHEATVSKVSEEQLFYLMSRGIDEQTATTMIVSGFIEPFTKELPMEYAIEMNRLIQLEMEGSVG; this is encoded by the coding sequence GTGGCCAAGGAGCTGGTCGAACTCGGCCGTGAGTACAAGTACGGCTTCCGCGACCCCGAGGAGTACGTCTTCAAGTCTCCCAAGGGGCTGACGCGGGAGATCGTGGAGAGCATCTCCCACTACAAGGACGAGCCCGACTGGATGCGGGAGATCCGCCTCAAGGCCTTCGAGGTCTTCCAGAAGAAGCCCATGCCGACCTGGGGTCCCGACCTCTCCGGCCTGCGCTTCGAGGACATCCACTACTACATCAAGCCGACGGAGCGCCAGGGGCGCAGCTGGGACGAGGTGCCGGAGTACATCAAGCGCACCTTCGACCGGCTGGGCATCCCCGAGGCGGAGCGCAAGTTCCTGGCCGGCGTCAGCGCCCAGTACGAGTCGGAGGTCGTGTACCACAGCATCCGGGAAGACCTGGAGCGGCAGGGCGTGATCTTCTGCGACACGGACACCGCGGTCAAGGAGTACCCCGACCTGGTGCGGGAGTACTTCGGCACCGTGGTGCCGGCGGAGGACAACAAGTTCGCCGCCCTCAACACGGCGGTGTGGTCCGGCGGCAGCTTCATCTACGTGCCGCCGGGCGTGCGGGTCGAGATCCCGCTGCAGGCCTACTTCCGCATCAACGCCCAGAACGTCGGCCAGTTCGAGCGGACGTTGATCATCGTCGACGAGGGGGCCTTCGTCCACTACGTGGAGGGCTGCACCGCGCCCATCTACTCCACCGACTCGCTGCACTCGGCGGTGGTGGAGATCATCGTCAAGAAGGGCGGCCGTTGCCGCTACACCACGATCCAGAACTGGTCCCACAACGTCTACAACCTGGTGACCAAGCGGGCCGTGGCCTACGAAGAGGCGACCATGGAGTGGGTCGACGGCAACATCGGCTCGAAGGTCACCATGAAGTACCCCAGCGTGTACCTGCTGGGTCGCGGCGCCAAGGCCGACATCCTCTCCATCGCCTTCGCCGGCCGCGGCCAGCATCAGGACGCCGGCAGCAAGGTGATCCACGTGGCCCCGGACACCTCCTCCACCGTGGTGTCCAAGGGCATCTGCAAGGACGGCGGCATCCAGACCTACCGCGGCCTGGTGCAGGTGCACGAGGGGGCGGAGCGGGCCAAGGTCAACGTCCAGTGCGACGCGCTGATCCTGGACCCGTACTCCAAGACCGACACCTTCCCCTACATCGAGATCAACGAGGACAGCGTCACCATCCAGCACGAGGCGACGGTGTCCAAGGTCAGCGAGGAGCAGCTCTTCTACCTGATGAGCCGCGGCATCGACGAGCAGACGGCGACGACGATGATCGTCAGCGGCTTCATCGAGCCCTTCACCAAGGAGCTGCCGATGGAGTACGCCATCGAGATGAACCGGCTGATCCAGCTGGAGATGGAGGGCTCGGTCGGCTGA
- a CDS encoding transposase, producing the protein MSNFSGGLCRHGGIKPPPGGQVGQPLRYNVLYRSFCRMGWEDAIPDDTTRVRFRQRLGEARNSIPSNRWQLPSAPWAPASLPFFSDLDKRRLEKAGD; encoded by the coding sequence TTGTCAAACTTTTCAGGAGGTCTCTGTCGGCATGGTGGAATCAAGCCCCCGCCGGGCGGCCAGGTCGGCCAGCCGCTGCGCTACAACGTCCTCTATCGCTCCTTCTGCCGTATGGGCTGGGAGGACGCGATTCCCGACGACACGACGCGGGTGCGGTTTCGGCAGCGGTTGGGGGAGGCACGGAACAGTATCCCATCCAATCGCTGGCAACTCCCTTCGGCCCCATGGGCCCCAGCTTCCCTCCCCTTTTTCAGCGATCTCGACAAAAGACGCCTCGAGAAAGCCGGTGACTAG
- a CDS encoding MFS transporter, with protein sequence MPERSAPIVTPQEAAPAGGDLSRHGFFVLLLTMFLTVAGFGIVLPVLPYFARQMGASSVEMGLMVSLYALAQFLFAPMWGSLSDRIGRKPVLIAGMTGFGLSFTAMAFVHSVAALIAVRFLGGMLSASTFPAAQALVADLTPPERRGPALAMMGGASNLGFVLGPLLGVPIIALGYGFPGLALTGGLAILLTAVLAAFVLPAPPPRAAGGGRRPPLPQALQLAVASPEAPCYWLVLVAAVAGSSVFSMLGYYLMERMGAPESANQMAFSVMGIASAAVQFTVVGSAMGRWGETRTASAGFLAGAVAFLLLLLAGDVGQATAAVAVWGVALAMIRPPLTTLVSRRTRLGQGTALGIQASFESMGRMAGPLVAGTLFDLHPQLPYGVVEGLLLLALFAGSRALRRLEAGEAGGPGDAAAAAEERAEPAASVVTRPAAGNPVVTAERPLPSPRQPSHQRPPSRQRVAPAQAGDPSHPAREPSPPCGARAPGAPAPARDR encoded by the coding sequence ATGCCGGAGCGGAGCGCACCCATCGTGACCCCGCAGGAAGCGGCACCCGCTGGCGGCGATCTCTCCCGCCACGGGTTTTTCGTTCTCCTGCTGACCATGTTCCTGACGGTGGCGGGATTCGGCATCGTCCTCCCGGTGCTGCCCTACTTCGCCCGCCAGATGGGCGCCAGCAGCGTGGAGATGGGCCTGATGGTCTCCCTCTACGCCCTGGCCCAGTTCCTCTTCGCGCCGATGTGGGGGTCGCTGTCCGACCGCATCGGCCGCAAACCCGTGCTGATCGCCGGCATGACCGGCTTCGGCCTCTCCTTCACGGCGATGGCCTTCGTCCACTCCGTGGCCGCGCTGATCGCCGTCCGGTTCCTCGGCGGGATGCTCTCGGCCTCGACCTTCCCCGCCGCCCAGGCGCTGGTCGCCGACCTGACGCCACCGGAGCGGCGGGGCCCGGCGCTGGCGATGATGGGCGGCGCCAGCAACCTCGGCTTCGTCCTGGGGCCCCTCCTCGGCGTGCCCATCATCGCCCTGGGCTACGGCTTCCCGGGCCTCGCCCTGACCGGGGGCCTCGCGATCCTCCTGACGGCCGTCCTGGCCGCCTTCGTCCTGCCCGCGCCGCCACCCCGCGCCGCTGGCGGCGGACGCCGCCCGCCGTTGCCGCAGGCCCTCCAGCTGGCGGTGGCGAGCCCGGAGGCGCCCTGCTATTGGCTGGTGCTGGTCGCGGCCGTGGCGGGCTCCAGCGTCTTCTCCATGCTGGGCTACTACTTGATGGAGCGGATGGGCGCGCCGGAGTCCGCCAATCAGATGGCGTTCTCGGTCATGGGGATCGCCTCCGCCGCCGTCCAGTTCACCGTCGTGGGCTCGGCCATGGGCCGGTGGGGGGAGACGCGGACGGCCAGCGCAGGCTTCCTGGCCGGGGCGGTGGCCTTCCTCCTGCTGCTCCTGGCCGGCGACGTCGGCCAGGCCACCGCCGCCGTGGCCGTCTGGGGCGTGGCGCTGGCGATGATCCGGCCGCCGCTGACCACGCTGGTCTCCCGTCGGACCCGCCTGGGCCAGGGCACCGCCCTCGGCATACAGGCGTCCTTCGAGAGCATGGGTCGGATGGCCGGACCGCTTGTGGCCGGCACCCTGTTCGACCTCCACCCCCAGCTGCCCTATGGGGTCGTCGAGGGGCTCTTGCTGCTGGCCCTGTTCGCGGGCAGCCGGGCCTTGCGACGTCTGGAAGCAGGCGAGGCGGGAGGGCCCGGGGATGCGGCGGCCGCGGCCGAGGAGCGGGCGGAACCGGCGGCGAGCGTCGTCACCCGCCCCGCGGCCGGAAACCCGGTGGTCACCGCCGAGCGGCCCCTCCCCTCGCCCCGGCAGCCTTCGCACCAGCGTCCACCATCTCGCCAACGGGTCGCCCCCGCCCAAGCGGGCGACCCGTCCCACCCGGCCAGGGAACCGTCGCCACCGTGCGGCGCGCGGGCGCCCGGGGCGCCAGCCCCGGCCCGCGACCGGTGA
- a CDS encoding non-heme iron oxygenase ferredoxin subunit, producing the protein MAWRQVATRDQVPAGTGFRVEVDGHPVAIWHTEGGEFYATDDTCTHAQASLSEGGLEGYLCICPRHGARFDVRTGAVRALPAVVPLRTYPVRVEGDAILIDWTD; encoded by the coding sequence ATGGCCTGGCGGCAAGTGGCGACGCGGGACCAGGTGCCGGCGGGCACCGGCTTCCGCGTCGAGGTGGACGGCCATCCCGTGGCCATCTGGCACACCGAGGGCGGCGAGTTCTACGCCACCGACGACACGTGCACCCACGCGCAGGCGTCCCTCAGCGAGGGGGGCCTGGAGGGCTACCTCTGCATCTGCCCGCGCCACGGGGCGCGATTCGACGTGCGCACGGGCGCCGTCCGCGCGCTGCCCGCCGTGGTGCCGCTGCGCACGTACCCGGTGCGGGTGGAGGGCGACGCGATCCTCATCGACTGGACCGACTGA
- a CDS encoding CHRD domain-containing protein: MNGPIVMNLYGPTDPVDIGPETQIVNRAFTRADLVGPLAGRPLSDLLQNMLAGNAYVNVHTVQHFEGEIRGQIFLARHGR; the protein is encoded by the coding sequence GTGAACGGCCCCATCGTGATGAATCTCTACGGGCCCACGGATCCCGTCGACATCGGCCCCGAGACGCAGATCGTCAACCGCGCCTTCACCCGGGCGGACCTGGTCGGCCCGCTGGCCGGACGGCCGCTCTCGGACCTGCTGCAGAACATGCTGGCCGGGAACGCCTACGTCAACGTGCACACCGTCCAGCACTTCGAGGGGGAGATCCGCGGTCAGATCTTCCTGGCCCGCCACGGGCGGTAG
- a CDS encoding helix-turn-helix transcriptional regulator, giving the protein MTELSRITDVFKALSDPTRLRIVRLMAANDEEVCVCELVDSLEVPQYHVSRHLKELRNARLLRARRDGRWVYYSLDLTDPVVKELAEVVRRLPADLFREDQKNFEQRMTLRVGGRCRAGIQKKHLAPNVRVRK; this is encoded by the coding sequence GTGACGGAACTCTCGCGAATCACGGATGTTTTCAAGGCACTGTCGGATCCTACGCGCCTTCGGATCGTCCGGCTCATGGCCGCGAATGATGAGGAGGTGTGTGTCTGCGAACTCGTCGACTCCCTTGAGGTACCCCAATACCACGTGTCACGGCACTTGAAAGAGCTCCGCAACGCCAGGCTACTGCGGGCACGACGAGACGGCCGGTGGGTCTACTATTCGCTCGATCTCACGGACCCGGTCGTGAAGGAGCTGGCAGAGGTCGTCAGGCGGCTCCCTGCCGACTTGTTCCGTGAAGACCAGAAAAACTTCGAGCAACGGATGACCTTGCGCGTCGGCGGCCGGTGCCGTGCGGGGATTCAGAAGAAGCACCTGGCCCCCAACGTCCGTGTGCGGAAGTAG
- a CDS encoding IS256 family transposase yields MSRIPPSQQLAELARQLAAQAREGTEVEDLTHALVRLGARKLIQELLEAEVTELLGRGRYERREPGQEGARNGYKPRTLRCAEGRLEIDVPQVRGMEGLCQPTLWRALKRRTDVLERLVVEMYARGLSSRDIEDALAELAGSEAPLLSRSTVSRITEALHEEFEAFAQRDLSGLDVVYLFADAIYESLRRQAGCREGILVTWAILSDGSKVLVHLSLGNKERYEDWLEHFRDLVRRGLKTPLTVTTDGAPGLIQAVEAMWPEAERIRCWVHKMRNVLDKVPEEARPVLKPYLEAIRDAPDIEQGRRLVAEVVERFGREYPSAMRSLQEDLEASLAHLRLPAAHRKHVRTTNLVERSFEEERRRAKVIPRFRSERECLKLVFAVLWRASERWRRVQFSEHERKQLERYIEERQRQRAAQKEVSPAATVA; encoded by the coding sequence ATGTCCAGGATACCACCCAGCCAGCAGTTGGCGGAGCTGGCCCGGCAGCTGGCCGCGCAGGCCCGGGAGGGTACGGAGGTCGAGGACCTGACCCATGCCCTCGTCCGCCTGGGCGCCCGCAAGCTCATCCAGGAGCTGCTGGAGGCAGAGGTCACGGAGCTTTTGGGGCGCGGACGCTACGAGCGGCGCGAGCCTGGCCAGGAAGGCGCCCGCAACGGCTACAAGCCGCGGACGCTGCGTTGCGCCGAGGGGCGGCTCGAGATCGACGTCCCCCAGGTGCGGGGCATGGAGGGACTGTGCCAGCCCACGCTGTGGAGGGCCCTCAAGCGGCGGACGGACGTGCTGGAGCGCCTGGTGGTGGAGATGTACGCCCGGGGCCTCTCTAGCCGGGACATCGAGGATGCGCTGGCGGAGCTGGCGGGCAGCGAAGCGCCGCTTTTGAGCCGGTCCACCGTGAGCCGGATCACCGAGGCGCTCCACGAGGAGTTCGAGGCCTTTGCCCAGCGGGACCTGTCAGGCCTCGACGTGGTGTACCTGTTCGCCGACGCCATCTACGAGTCGCTGCGCCGGCAGGCGGGCTGCCGTGAGGGCATCCTGGTCACCTGGGCCATCTTGAGCGACGGCAGCAAGGTGCTGGTGCACCTGAGCCTGGGCAACAAGGAGCGCTACGAGGACTGGCTGGAGCACTTCCGGGATCTGGTGCGCCGGGGGCTGAAGACGCCGCTGACGGTGACGACGGACGGGGCGCCGGGGCTGATCCAGGCGGTGGAAGCCATGTGGCCGGAGGCGGAGCGCATCCGCTGCTGGGTGCACAAGATGCGGAACGTGCTGGACAAGGTGCCGGAGGAGGCGCGGCCCGTGCTCAAGCCCTACCTGGAGGCGATCCGGGACGCACCGGATATCGAGCAGGGCCGGCGGCTGGTGGCCGAGGTGGTGGAGCGGTTCGGGCGGGAGTATCCCTCGGCCATGCGGAGCCTGCAGGAGGACCTGGAAGCGAGCCTGGCGCACCTGCGGCTACCCGCCGCCCACCGCAAGCATGTCCGGACCACCAACCTGGTGGAGCGCAGCTTCGAGGAGGAGCGGCGGCGCGCCAAGGTGATCCCGCGGTTTCGGAGCGAGCGGGAGTGCCTGAAGCTAGTCTTCGCCGTGCTGTGGCGGGCGAGTGAGCGCTGGCGGCGGGTGCAGTTCAGCGAGCACGAACGAAAGCAGCTGGAGCGCTACATCGAGGAGCGGCAACGGCAAAGAGCGGCGCAGAAAGAGGTTTCACCCGCTGCCACCGTGGCATGA
- a CDS encoding cation-translocating P-type ATPase — translation MTQTAFTDSSGLDLGAVLLGQWFEAAFLVFLYGLAEGLEEYTFARTRSAIKALLDLAPKEARLLENGRERMVPASSLKPGDRFLVRPGESIATDAIIREGRSSINEAAVTGESVPVAKGPGDRVFAGTVNGEGALVLEATATFEDNTLSKIIRLVEQAQSEKGRAQRFIERFGRRYSPVVLLAAVALVLLPPLIGLDWSTWATRAVVLLVAAAPCALVMSTPVAMASAIGTAGKNGVLIKGGIHLENLGTVRAVALDKTGTLTRGEPVVTTIVAAPGWTEREVLARAAAIERFSEHPLARAVMAKAQNEGIEVPEAGDFQALPGAGARAVVGEVSLYVGSPALFQQLGARVPAELSDKIDELRDSGHTVVFVGTDDEVKGLLAIRDEIRPEAKDALQALREAGIEHFIMLTGDNQRTANAIARELGIDDVRAELKPDDKARIVKALAEEYGGVIMVGDGINDAPALAAATVGMAMGTAGTDAAIEAADVALMADDLRKVAYAVRLGRRARAISRQNIIFSLAVLAILIPGALTGWLGVTLAVAAHEVSELLAVANGLRAR, via the coding sequence ATGACCCAGACCGCTTTTACAGACAGTTCGGGACTTGACCTGGGAGCCGTCCTTCTCGGCCAGTGGTTTGAGGCCGCCTTCCTTGTCTTTCTCTACGGGCTGGCAGAAGGCCTGGAGGAGTACACCTTCGCTCGCACCCGCTCCGCCATCAAGGCGTTGCTCGATTTGGCCCCCAAGGAGGCGCGGCTCCTCGAGAACGGCCGGGAGCGCATGGTGCCGGCGAGCTCCCTGAAACCGGGCGATCGGTTCCTGGTGCGGCCGGGCGAATCCATCGCCACCGACGCCATCATTCGTGAAGGGCGGTCGAGCATTAACGAAGCTGCGGTCACAGGCGAGTCGGTGCCTGTGGCAAAGGGCCCAGGCGACCGGGTCTTTGCCGGCACAGTGAACGGTGAGGGCGCCCTTGTTCTGGAGGCCACGGCTACTTTCGAGGACAATACCCTGTCCAAGATCATCCGCCTGGTCGAACAGGCTCAATCAGAAAAAGGGCGGGCTCAGCGCTTCATCGAGCGGTTTGGTAGGCGTTACAGCCCTGTTGTCCTGCTTGCAGCCGTGGCCTTGGTCTTGCTCCCGCCCCTGATCGGTCTCGACTGGTCGACCTGGGCCACCCGCGCTGTGGTCCTCCTGGTAGCAGCGGCACCTTGCGCCCTTGTCATGTCGACGCCCGTGGCCATGGCTTCCGCCATCGGTACAGCCGGCAAGAACGGCGTGCTCATCAAGGGGGGCATCCATCTTGAGAACCTCGGCACGGTCCGCGCAGTGGCCCTCGACAAGACCGGAACGCTGACGCGCGGAGAGCCCGTGGTGACTACCATTGTCGCAGCGCCCGGATGGACGGAGCGGGAAGTGCTGGCGCGAGCGGCCGCGATTGAGCGTTTCTCCGAGCACCCCCTGGCCCGAGCCGTCATGGCCAAGGCCCAGAATGAAGGGATCGAGGTACCCGAGGCCGGGGACTTTCAGGCTCTACCCGGAGCCGGGGCCAGGGCGGTGGTCGGCGAGGTGAGCCTCTATGTTGGGAGCCCCGCTCTCTTTCAACAGCTGGGAGCCCGGGTCCCCGCGGAGCTGTCGGACAAGATCGACGAGCTGCGGGACAGCGGGCATACGGTCGTCTTCGTGGGCACCGATGACGAAGTGAAGGGGCTGCTGGCCATCCGCGATGAGATCCGGCCCGAGGCAAAAGACGCTCTACAGGCATTGCGCGAAGCGGGTATCGAGCACTTCATCATGCTAACCGGCGACAATCAGCGGACGGCGAACGCCATCGCCCGGGAACTTGGCATCGACGATGTCCGGGCGGAACTGAAGCCGGACGATAAGGCGAGGATCGTGAAGGCGCTGGCTGAAGAGTATGGCGGTGTGATCATGGTCGGCGACGGCATCAACGACGCGCCGGCCCTAGCCGCTGCCACGGTCGGGATGGCCATGGGCACCGCGGGTACCGACGCCGCGATCGAAGCCGCCGACGTCGCCCTGATGGCCGACGATCTGAGAAAAGTGGCCTACGCTGTCCGCCTGGGGCGCCGGGCGCGTGCCATCAGCCGCCAAAACATCATCTTCTCGCTAGCCGTTCTGGCGATCTTGATCCCGGGCGCGCTGACAGGCTGGCTTGGTGTCACGCTGGCCGTTGCCGCTCACGAGGTGAGTGAGCTACTGGCCGTCGCCAACGGCCTTCGTGCCCGTTAG